Below is a window of Drosophila bipectinata strain 14024-0381.07 chromosome XR, DbipHiC1v2, whole genome shotgun sequence DNA.
aaaaaaaaataaaggcatCCGGCAGATATGAGAAAGCACCACCGAAAACCACCAACCACGCAAACCGCACGCCTCACAGGCACATCCACACCACGAATGCCAATGTTAAAGTCTTAAATCCAAAGACTCCCAGCCCAGATCCAAATCCAAGACCCAATCCCAGCATTGTTTTTAGTCATCCGCCTCCATCCTCCAGATACATTTATGTATGGACTTTCCAGATCTCTTCAAAAATGTATTCAGTTCAGGGTCTGTAAGATATTCCACCGAGAGATAGGGGTACTTGAAATGTGGGAAAGGgtatataaagtatatttagTATATTATCTCTATCTAGGAATAGCGCCCTTCTCCACGCTTCTCATAAAGTCCAGCTAACAAATCAGagacttaaaaaatttataattaacttTAATGAATGAATTTCTCTATTTTTAGTGCTGCGAGCGCGTGGACTGCAAACCAAGGGCAAGAATGGCACCAACAACTGCTTCGTCACCATTGCCCTGGGCAAGGAGAAGTACCAGACCTCGGTCAAGGACAAGTCCGAGCCGAGTGTCAACTGGAACGAGGAGTGCGAGCTGTAAGTATCTTTCAAATATCCCCTAAGGTCATCCTCCTAAGACTAtatatcgtttttttttgtagaaaaatTCCTGATCAGGGCAACCGGGCTGAACTCACCCTGACCTGCCTGCACAGGAATAACCTGAGTTTGGATGAGTTCCTTGGCCAGGTGACGTTGCCCCTCAACGAGATGGATGTTTATGATCGGCCCAGGGCCAAGTGGTTCAAGCTGGAGAGCAAGCCCGGCAAGGAGAAGAAGAACAAGGAACGCGGCGAACTGGAGGTGCGCATCGCCTTTGTGGTCAAGTCCGGATCGCTGACCGATCTCAGCAAGAAGGACAAGCACAAGTCTTCCATCGGCCAGCTGGCCAGCTCCGTGGGCGGCAGCCTGCTGTCGATCGGCAATGGAGAGAAGCGCCGGAGCATCAAGAAGCTGGCTGGGTCGCTCAGCTCCAAATTGCACATCCGCAGCAAGAAGAAGCAGGAGGCGGGCGGCGATGACAGTAGCTCGTTTGGTGGCTCCTTTGCCAGCCTGGGCACGCCCAACAGCTCGACGGGAAGGGGCCAGAACGGTGGCAGTGGACGGCGACGCGGTGGGCAGCGGGCGGGCGAGGCCGATCCGGGTGTGATAagcgaggacgaggacgagttTGTGTTCGACAATCTATCGCACAAGAGCTCCGGCAGTTCGCTGAACATCCAGAGATCGGGACTGCAGCCACCGGCGGCCGGTACGCCCAACTTCGCCCCGCGGCATCCGTCACCCTTgctgaacaacaacaacggcgTGAGCGGCGTGGGGGCCAAAGGTAAGCCAGCGGGTAGGCCAGCAACGCTCGATGAGGATATGCCCATCGACGCGGAGATGGAACAGCTTGAGCTCGATTTCAGTGTCCGTGCCCATGCTCGTGCGAATTCCAGCGCagtcggtggtggtggtgctggaggtggaggaggagtcGGAGGCGTCAGTACACTGCCTCCATCGAAGCCGCCGCGTATTCCGGAGCAACTGGAGAGGGAACGGGAGCGTGAACGGGAAAAGGAACTGGAACAGGAACGGGAACGAGAACAGAAGCTGGAGCAGGAGCGCAAGAAGCAACAAGAGCTGGACGCCACCACGGATGAGTGGGCCACCAAGCTGTATGGCGGCAGCAAGTTCCTGGAGATTGGAACCAGTGATTCCCTGAAGCGACGCAGCTGGGAGGCGCGTGTGCCGATCCCCGCCAGCACTGACGAGCCGCCGCCAGTGCCCACATCCAGCAGCTCGTCGTCTAGTTGGAGCTCGGAAAGCGACGAAGAGGAGCCAGTGGTGGTAGCTAAGCCACCTCCTGCCCCAAAGGCAGCCCCACCACCATCCCAAACCGAGACCCTAATCCCTCCTCCAGTGGTGCCTGCTCCTGTGGTGTCCACACCAAAAGTGCCCACTCCCGTGGTGCCTACTCCTTCTCTTGGAATGGGCACTCCACTGGCCTCCTCTTCGTCCCTTTTCTCGCCCGAGGTGGAGCATCGCAACTTTGACACCTTCAACGCTAGCTTCGCCAAGTTTGAGCAGCGAAACAGCACTGCTATCTTTGCGGACGAACCGGAGCTGGAGGACCTGGAGCCAGAGCCGGAGCGGAAGGCGCCCACGCCCACAGCCCGTCCCAAGCCCCAGCCCAGGGTGCTGATCGATCCCCGGGcggaggaggagaaggagaaggCCAGACAGCAGCGGGCCGAGGAGGATGCCCGCCTGGAGGCGGAGCTGCGCCTGAACGAGCAGCGTCTGCGCGAAGAGGAGGCTGCCCTGCAGCGTGAACTggaagaggaggaggcggAACGGGAGCGGGAGCGAGTGCGAGACCTCGAACGCCAGAAGCTGGAGGAGCAGCGCCGCCGCGAGGCCAAGCGCTGGGAGGAGGATCAGCGTCTGCTGAGCTTCGCCAAACGCTCCACATCGCTGGAAGAGCCAGTTGGCACCAAAATCATAGTACCCGTGGACCCAGAGGCCGAGATTGATGTGGATATAGAGCTAGATGTGGAGCCGGAACACAATTTCCTGACGCCCGAACAGTCGCCCAAGGAATTCCAGACGAATGGCGGTGAGAAGCGGCTGGGCAAGTTCAAGTATGGGAACAAGCGAGGTGAGCTGACCGAACCCTGACCGAAACATCCAACCAACATCCAACCAATACTCTCCCGGCCGAAGCTGGCGGATCGCAGGGCATTGCACGCGGAATTTGAAAAACGAGTCCTCCAAAGTTCCAAACAAATCTGTTGCGTCATGTGGCACTACCTATTATCCTTATAGATATCCTTAGatcctttatttttattttctttctaccattgttgtgtttttgtttccgTTGTGATTTTTTGCATCCGCCAgtgatattctttttttttttttttaattcatatacatttcatatatttcttaaagactttcttaaataaattgtttttttttttttaatttttagataaatataataatgaGAATGATAGCAACTCGCCCAGTCCCAAGGCCACCGAAAGGATCATCATTGGCCACGAAAAGTCACAATCGCATGCTGAGCGCCGATCGGAGATCTCTGCCCAGTTGGCCAAGAAATACGAAGGCAAATCCCGTGAGGTTAGTCACTAATACTTAtcttaatatatatactaaattaaaatttatattttaaaggaaCTTATGCTAATTGCCAATGGTATGGAGAATGAGGCTTTGCTGCAACGACAGCGGGTTAAGGAACTGGAGGACTATCTGGACAATCTGCTCCTCCGGGTGATGGAGACGCATCCCAAGATCCTACAGAATCCCTACTCGCGCACCACATCCGCCAAGAGGTACGCCAACAGCCCGAGATCCTTCTGGTCGTTACCGCGGACCAAAATTACTCAACACtaacccaacaaaaaaaaacaaaaatcagaaaaatatTGCATGATTGACCTTTGACCGCCGGTAGGATTGTTGATAGAAAATGTTTCTAAAATGCTGTCTAATGCTCTCTAATATATGTGATCGAAATTGCTGTGTGCACGCTGGTTggggatgaaaaaaaaatctaaaaaattgtttattttttaaatatttctttgtgttttttaaatattgttttttgtttaaaaaacaatcCTCCGCCGATCTGCATGCACTTGTTAGTGTCCTGTGTGTCCTTTGTGTTCATCCATCTTGTCATCCATTTGTGCTAACACCTGCTACTGTTGTCCTGTTATCCTTGTTTGTCGTTTGTGTCCTTTTAACCGAATGCCTTCTATTTCGTTTTTCGTTGATTttttcttctgtttttttaTTCAGTTATAAAAATTACATCAATATGAATGACTTTCTTAAGTAAAAGTGTGCTGCGCATGTTGCAAGTTGCATTTAAAAACTAGATAACTTGACCTTCAACAACAActaccacaacaacaacaacaacaaaaatcatcacaacaaccacaaaaataataaaaaacaggaAGTACAGTGAAACCAGGAAGAGGAGCCGAACCAAAAGGCGGAAGAAGAGCATCCCCCCGAAGTAAGAAGAAAACCAGAAAGTTTCATCCATCCCCATCATGCTGTCTCTCTTAGTAGCTGGTTTAGCTGTCTCTTTTCTTTTGGGCTTGAATGTTGTTAGCTGGGCTTATGGCTTCCTCTACTTCCTGCTCCCCCCCCAATCTACTCTCTACACCCCCACAACTAGTActactattttttaaaaatatatttcttagaaaaaaatatgtatttctttaaaaagaatatccttttcttttattatttcagcggTTAAAAAAGCCAAACttgtcacacacacacacctccccacacacacttacatatatacatgAAGCTTCAAGGACTTCCTACAAGGTCACAGGATCTGGATAAGAACACCAAGTTGCCTTTGTCGTTGGACAGCGAAATTCAAGTGCTTTCTAAACAAAATAACCTCCCTCCCCcccaaaaacaccaaaagaTGGTACGGGAGGGGGTATATcctaaattaaattataaaaaccaaGTAGTTGTAGGCTTTAAGGACTTGCATACTGATATTTCCGGTACATGTCGTTCTATTTCGTATATATCCTGTACTAAAAATGAACTAAATTATTTGTACTATACACCCACACCTACACACACAACAAGAccgtttatatatataaatttttatctATATGTTTCGATTCGAGTCCCCCCTAATCGATTGATTGAAATTATCCGaaagtattttgtttttttttttttaatgtcaaatttttatgtaatatttgttgtgcaaaaaaaaaaaaagagatagTGAGAAAAGTTTGAGAACGTTTTTTTGTAAAGCGTCGCCGGGGAAGCGACCTTAGTGAGTTAAgtcttaaattatttatgttttagtGCTTAAGCCAAATGGCGGGAATAGCGGGGTCACCCATTGACCCCGAAATAACACACATACACCAcaccacacatacacacacacagttgAAATATGTTGATACTACTATGATTTTACTTATTGATATACAActcaaacaataaaaatatttttaacattaataacaaatgcaaaatggagttttttttataagtggttgaattaaaaaaaaaatattttaaatacttaaatatttttttatttgttaaaatttttgaacTCAAACCCTCCCTAAACTcccgtttaaaaaaaaaactagagaTCACTTTTAGGCGCTGCAGAAAAAGAGTACTTGGGAGAGCAGTTTGCGCCGCTCTCCCGGTGTGCGAAAGAAAGTGCCCCATGAGAGAAGAAAAAGAGGGGCCGCAATATGCAGATCATGAATGGAAAGTGGTGAGAATCAACTGAGCAGGTAAGCCGTTGTACACtggaaaaaaaccaaagaagtaaaaaaatatttaagccaAAGAAATGTATTGTGGTTTAATTTGTggttttaaaatgaaataaataaaattatgctAAACGTTagccataaaatatttaaaacaagaccAAAAAACCTTAATTACAGTGTcataaaaccaacaaaaagtataattatattttatattatgaaaataaataattcttctaactaactaaataaaaacgaCTAACATAAATAGCTATATTACGTTATAATTATTACACCACAATTATAATAAGTTaagtttctctcagtgcagcactctctctctcgctctctctctctctcttcggCTCTCTGGTGGTGTGGCCAACTCGCCCGACAGATCAACCGTTCGGCCCGAACTGGCCAGAAATCTGAAATCTGTCGGCAGTGAGCGATCGAGGAATCATATAGTTCCCAAACAGAAGCGGAGGAAAACGCACTCTTCCCTCggcaattatttatttattttttttttttcgtttactTCGCGCTCCCGGAAAAGTGCAGTGAAGTTTCTTGCTTTCGAAAACCAATTTTCAAAACCatttggccaattttttttgtttttactgtTCCGATCAGTgcacaaaattcaaaaaaatcaaaaaaacgaaaaaaaggaaaagtgtTTAACGAAGAAAAGCAGATGCCACAGTGTAATTGGATTGTTGGGATAACTCGCGTGGAAAACTCGCGGAAAATGATGTGGcctgaaaactgaaaaaaaaaaacaaaaaattcagAGGATCATCAAACGAAATCGAAAGGAAGGCACGACTAGTGGAGATAGACTGAGAGAAAAACCGAGTGATTTGGCGAAAAGTGAGtgatttttaatgcaaaaatatGTCAGAAAGTCGGGCTCAAGTCCGccggcaaaaaaataaataaaaacctatatatatagtatatagtatgTATTATCTGTATCTCTCCAATCTCTCTCCAACTACAAGCCACACTCATAATCGTTATGctatatatgatatatatgTGGATtatagtatgtatatatatatgttgtGTTATGGTTTATGATTCGGATCGTCTGTTTCGGAAGCGACGGGCCCAGTTGATgatcatgatgatgatgatgatcatCTCTCtttggggtttttggggttGGGAATGTGGGGATGCGAATGCGGATACAGACACACCGAAATGGAATGGAATTGAATTAAATcaaatgataaaaaatataaatcgaGTGTAGAAACAGCGACCAACCGAAAACCGAAACAGAGGCAGCCCTCTgtatgcagatacagatacatttaccagatacacagatacagatatataCAGAAAAGACCTGAAAgggtaaaaaacaaaaaaaaaaaaagatccaaaaccaaaccaaagcGCATCTGCACTTCTTTCTTGTTTCCCCCATCGAAGATTTCTTTAGGCTCGTGCCCAGACTCTGTAAATAAATAGGGGGGAGGTTGCAAGACTGAGGACTGAAGGGGGGGGGggactgaaaaaaaaacattcaactCCCCGGCTAACATTGCTTACATAACCCAGCACCCCCTCATCCTCCtatctttatatatattttttcaaactgtCAAAATCTGTCCGTGTCAAGATGAGTTATGTGCAGCTATAGATGCATATTCAGATAGAGATACAATACTAAAGATACTGTACTTGTTTCAAGGAGATATTTTATTAcgatatattaaaaataataggtTTTTAGGGGGTTTTTAGGTCTGAAAAGTACTTGggatttataatattttaaaagttatagatatttttaaatatttttaggagGTTTTTCTTATAAGAGGTGTCTTGAAACCCATCTTATGAGGGTCCTTAGGAGACAGAAGCTTTATGTCTTTGGTTTTATGTCTGAAAACTACTTGagatttataatattaaaaggatattttttttttttattatttttagaagcttgaaacccttttttttgaTGATCCTCAGGAGACagaagctttaaaactgtTAGTAAATCGGTTCTCAGCTCTAGTCCCCTTAAGTTCTTGAAGCTATACCATTTTAAAGAGCATTTACCAGTCGTGTTACCTTAAAACTTTCCTTAAATTTCTCTGAAATGTCAAGTGATCATCTGGGTAATTCCCCCCCCATCCGTCATCAATCAATATTACCAGTTTTCGAGTTTGGGATTTCGATGATTTGCGATTTGTTAAGTGCAATTTCGAGTGTTGGTGCGAGTTGGTTGCCCCCCTTTATAGGTGGGGTGTCGGCTGTATGTGTGCCGCACCcccttctttttattttaggaTCGCGGGTCTAAGGCATATAGTAGAGTTAAGCAGACCAggaatttgtttgtttagttGGGTCGGTCGTGTGTTGAATGCGTTTTAGGCAAAAACAACATTTTGCCAACACACTTGAGTAAACATTCCCATTCACCGGCTGGCTGGCTAATGTTTTAAAACTGAAAAGCTAAATTGTTGATCAGGTTGCTTGATGCTTCTTCTTTTTTATcataatcatcatcatcatcatcgtcatcatcatcgtcgcgCTGTTGTTTCATTAAATTCCCTGCTCGTTGTCCCATGAAAAGTGCTTAATGGTTTTGTCGCGTTTTGGAATTTACACAACAAAcaactacacacacacacacattgcgacaacaaaaaacaaatattggtGCAACAGAGATGGCTAGAgatacacaacaaaaaaaaaaaaaaaacaaaaaatcagtCCAACCGCAGATTCAGAATCATAAAAAATTCGTGAGCATTCAGCTGACAGTTTAATAAATGTCGTTGCTTttctctttgtttttgttttttttgttgttattattgttgttgttgttgttgatgctgTAAGTGGGTGGAATACACTCTCTAGAAAGACTAAAGCCTCCAGCATTAACAGCAGAAATTTGTAGAAATTGTAGAAATTCTTTCACAAATCCGAGATGTTGCAAGGTTGGTTTGAAGGcaagttatttttaagatttctaaatagggttttatttttctataaaatttaattaattatatactTATGTGGGTTTAGTTTAGGGCAGTTTGGAAATAGTCCCAGAAGAGATCAAACTTTTCTTATCAAAGCTTTTGCCTATTGTTTGAGAGGTTTTAggaattataataaaaaaaaatgtttttttttagctttttatttcataaaccTTGATTTActatatttctttattataATAGTCCATATGGTTTATTAACAAATTAAGAagagtttatatttttctctaaaaatCAGCTTTTATTTAAAGGTTTTGTGATGTTATCTTTAAAAGCGCTTGATCCTCTTGAACTGCTTGAGAATTCTTACAGAAAACGGCTTTTTCGAGAATAGAAAAAACAAGTTAAATAAGAAAAGATCAGCACAAGTACtctataaaagttttttttgacTTCTAAAATACTTGAATTTATTTCCCCTAGTTTTTCTATATCTTTCCTATTTTTGCAAAACACATCTCCTCCCCACATTAGCATCCCCAAGATCATGACTTCACTTACTGCAACGAGTTTGTCCCCCTTTGGCTGGTTTTTGTTTGATGtggctttttttattttgggtctTGAGATAAAAATACGCGAATCTTTTCGCTTCTCCTTGGCAGCTGTGCCGTCGTCTGACAGAAAAAGCCAAAAGGAAAATGCCCTGTCCCCTGTCTCTTCTCAGCCTGTCTGCCATTTGGACACTTTTGGTAATTGGATTGGAAATGCGGCCAGCAATGtggctttcttttctttatttatttctcgTTCAATACACACTATACTATattatactatactatactgaCCCATTTTTCTTAACGTGGCGATCAGTGATCGgccccatccccatcccccCTTTTGCAATGACACAGCCCCTGTGGCTGCCACAGCCTCAGCCTCAATTAGTGCAACATAagatacaacaacaacaacaacaaaaaagtggaaaacaaAAAGGCAACATGATTTAAATTGCTGTCACTGTCAGTTTGTCAGACAACGGCGACAACAACCCAACAATCGCAACACGAgttgttcaaaaaaataaataaaagcgaGAAAAGACAACACCAACGAAAAGTATCTTAAAGATACTACACCATAGCGTTGACATCCTAAATCTCCTCTATATATTTGGTTGGCTTTCTGGAGCTGTCACTTGGCCAGAACagaaaaagaaacagaaacctGTCTGCGTTTGGTAACCGGAACTTCATTTCTatttaaagtttgaaattttctatgaaaataaaatctaaTCAGCCCGGTCAAATGggtttttaattatatagtcaagggaggaggaggaggaggaagtgTTGCCTTTTTAGGGGTTTCCTGAATAGACTGAGAAACACTAAACACTTGTTGTTGAAATGCTAATGAGCTCTCCCCCTCAATTCTCAATTGATCGCCAATTCCAATTTCACCCaatcaattattatttttttttccgacTTGGGTAACTCAATCCATCCGCTTAAAGTCGAACCCGCACCACAGCACAGCACATCACCAACAGCACCAAACAGCACCACCGTACCAACCACATGCACTTGCCTATAGAGAGAACCCCACCCGCTGTTATGGTGACGGTGGCCATAATGgttgattttaattaaatatttcttcttCCTGTTGTTGTTTCCCTCGGTTTACGTGGTCTCGTCATTGGTCTCTCTATGTTATATGGTATATGGTATGGTATAGTATGGACCTTCCTTCCCCGATCCACCCACACCCATAGCCAACCATAGCCACCATAGCCATTCCCTATTCCTCAACCCATTCCCTTTAtatccctcttttttttttctttttttctcatCCGCTTCCCGGGTTTTCAATGGTTTATGATTGAAAAGTGTGTGGAAGCCCGGATTTTCCAGGGAAACCGGCTTCTGGGTTTTTCCTTTCGGGATACTAAACAGAGTCAGTGAGAAGCCTTGAAAGCGGAAGTCCCCATACCCGAtcccgattccgattccgaaccCGATCCATTCACTTGTCGTCTTGGTCGTCGCGTTTGCTGCATAAATAATAATCGCTGTCTATTATAGTTTGATGATCCAAGGAATCATCAAATCGAATCGTATCTGGTGAGGAGCTCtgtttaaatacaaaaaaaaatataaacaaaaacctaaagGGGGGGTAATCCGATGAGCAATGAACCCAAGCTATATAGAGAGTCGAGGAGTTGAGGGCGTCGGTAGGGAATCGGCGGTACCCCAAGCTGTCCATTAAATTTGATTGCAAACTGTACGCATTTATGATCACTCGAGATTATAATCATcatcatgatgatgatgatgatgatcgcTATGTGATGTTTTatcatgatgatgatgatgagggaACTGGCGTCGCATTATCAGTAATATGGAAATATTGCATGACTATGACCGTTGGCCGTTTATTAGTTTGCCGTTGCGCGAATTATTTTTATGCCTCCAAAAAGGGGATagggatatatatatacatacaccatatagacatacatatagtagatgtatgtatatattttgcaaaaaaacatTATAGCTGCTGGAGATCCTAAGTGGCCTGAGCTCTCCGAGAAAGTTCTCATGGGAAAAAAATGCAGATGGTATCCATCAGAGATCGTAAAATTTTTTAGTTCTTCCATATTATCCATTACAGTGAGAAATATTTTGAGTTACTTCTTTGATATTAATAGGaatatttttactatttttagtATAATGATGCCGCCAAGACTGCCGGTAAGACCAGCAGCCAAAACGAAACGATCGACGACGAGTAGAATTAGCCAGGATATATTAGCCCAGATCCACCAGGAGACGGAAACCGAATCGGATACCCAAATGCCAACACACACAACGTTTCATAAGCGCCGGCGAAGGCGAGATCCCGGCCAGAACCCAATTCATACCCAAAACCCACGATCGGAGTGGAGGAGTAGGAGAAGCTGGTGCTCCCCGGAAGTTTGTTTGGCTCTCATCCTGCTCTCCACAGCTTGCTCCGTTTTGGGAGCCAGCACAGAGTCAACATCCACAACCA
It encodes the following:
- the Rip11 gene encoding rab11 family-interacting protein 1, whose product is MWSPTHCNVTVLRARGLQTKGKNGTNNCFVTIALGKEKYQTSVKDKSEPSVNWNEECELKIPDQGNRAELTLTCLHRNNLSLDEFLGQVTLPLNEMDVYDRPRAKWFKLESKPGKEKKNKERGELEVRIAFVVKSGSLTDLSKKDKHKSSIGQLASSVGGSLLSIGNGEKRRSIKKLAGSLSSKLHIRSKKKQEAGGDDSSSFGGSFASLGTPNSSTGRGQNGGSGRRRGGQRAGEADPGVISEDEDEFVFDNLSHKSSGSSLNIQRSGLQPPAAGTPNFAPRHPSPLLNNNNGVSGVGAKGKPAGRPATLDEDMPIDAEMEQLELDFSVRAHARANSSAVGGGGAGGGGGVGGVSTLPPSKPPRIPEQLEREREREREKELEQEREREQKLEQERKKQQELDATTDEWATKLYGGSKFLEIGTSDSLKRRSWEARVPIPASTDEPPPVPTSSSSSSSWSSESDEEEPVVVAKPPPAPKAAPPPSQTETLIPPPVVPAPVVSTPKVPTPVVPTPSLGMGTPLASSSSLFSPEVEHRNFDTFNASFAKFEQRNSTAIFADEPELEDLEPEPERKAPTPTARPKPQPRVLIDPRAEEEKEKARQQRAEEDARLEAELRLNEQRLREEEAALQRELEEEEAERERERVRDLERQKLEEQRRREAKRWEEDQRLLSFAKRSTSLEEPVGTKIIVPVDPEAEIDVDIELDVEPEHNFLTPEQSPKEFQTNGGEKRLGKFKYGNKRDKYNNENDSNSPSPKATERIIIGHEKSQSHAERRSEISAQLAKKYEGKSREELMLIANGMENEALLQRQRVKELEDYLDNLLLRVMETHPKILQNPYSRTTSAKSG